The proteins below are encoded in one region of Podarcis raffonei isolate rPodRaf1 chromosome 6, rPodRaf1.pri, whole genome shotgun sequence:
- the PSMA7 gene encoding proteasome subunit alpha type-7: MSYDRAITVFSPDGHLFQVEYAQEAVKKGSTAVGVRGKDIVVLGVEKKSVAKLQDERTVRKICALDDNVCMAFAGLTADARIVINRARVECQSHRLTVEDPVTVEYITRYIASLKQRYTQSNGRRPFGISALIVGFDFDGTPRLYQTDPSGTYHAWKANAIGRGAKSVREFLEKNYTDEAIETDDLTIKLVIKALLEVVQSGGKNIELAVMRRNQPLKILSPDEIEKYVAEIEKEKEENEKKKQKKTTT; this comes from the exons ATGAGCTACGACCGGGCTATCACCGTCTTCTCCCCCGACGGGCACCTCTTCCAAGTCGAGTACGCCCAGGAGGCCGTGAAAAAGGGCTCCACGGCG GTTGGAGTACGAGGAAAAGATATTGTTGTTCTCGGCGTGGAGAAGAAATCTGTGGCAAAACTTCAGGATGAAAGAACTGTCCGAAAGATCTGTGCCCTTGATGACAATGTCTGCATGGCTTTTGCAG ggCTCACAGCAGATGCCAGGATAGTTATAAATAGAGCTCGGGTGGAATGCCAAAGTCATAGACTTACAGTGGAGGACCCTGTCACTGTGGAGTACATTACACGGTATATTGCTAGCCTGAAGCAG cgGTACACCCAGAGCAATGGCCGCAGGCCTTTCGGTATTTCTGCCCTGATTGTAGGATTTGACTTTGATGGAACTCCAAGGCTTTATCAGACTGATCCTTCTGGCACATACCATGCTTGGAAA GCTAATGCAATTGGCAGAGGAGCGAAGTCAGTGCGcgaatttttggaaaaaaactaTACTGATGAAGCCATTGAAACAGATGATCTGACCATTAAGCTTGTGATTAAAGCACTTCTTGAA GTTGTACAGTCTGGTGGGAAAAATATTGAGCTGGCTGTTATGAGAAGAAACCAGCCTCTTAAG ATCTTGAGCCCTGATGAAATTGAAAAGTATGTTGCTGAAATtgaaaaggagaaggaagaaaacgagaagaagaaacagaagaaaacaacaacatga